A genomic stretch from Sulfurihydrogenibium azorense Az-Fu1 includes:
- a CDS encoding efflux RND transporter permease subunit, giving the protein MENLGLAGRIAKYFLNSKLTPLLVVASLLLGFFAVFTTSRDEEPQIVVPMIDIMIPYPGAKSQEVNSLAVKPLEKLMWEIPDVEYVYSYAGDGFGIVTVRFKVGANPEDSLVKLYSKVMSNYYKMPKGAMDPIIKPKSIDDVPILSITLHSDKYSSYDLRRIAEVVEDEIKQLHNVSETTIIGSKPKEIDVLFDPVKLNAYNIMLPQVVQALENANFSLPSGEFDKDNYRYKVRTGQFLKTKEDVENVVVTVYNNAPIKIKDIAKVEEGEGEIENYVQFGYGQASGNKDKPLENAVTIAVAKKTGSNAVVVAENIIEKLNEMKGKVIPSDINFTITRNYGETASEKANELIEHLLIATFSIVLLIAVTLGFRESLIVAVTIPVTLAIALFLSEMYGYSLNRVTLFALIFSIGILVDNSIVVLENIHRWFSMRKVPQEEAAVIATDEVGNPTILATFAVIVALLPMAFVTGLMGPYMRPIPINSSVAMFFSMLLAFILTPYLAIRWLKHDEHHESPESLGKEDEARAGFLVRFFNAVYMPLFQSRAKRWLFLGFAGMLLVISAMLIVSRAVLVKMLPYDNKSELQVVLDMPEGTPLQETYRVAKQIADYIKNTNEVKNYVIYVGQPAPFDFNGLVRHYYLREAPNLAQIHINLIGKYDRKEQSHEIAERIRDKVAQIAKENGAKYVAVVEPPPGPPVLSPIVAEVYGPDYKGQLQVANEIKKIFENTKGVIDVGIYTNYLQREYQIDVDREKVKRYGLSEDVIVKTLRVALAGHKVGLVHSSDDLNQVHIVVRLDERYRQSLDDILSMKIPSPMGGIPIGSLVTVKPSSTESDIYRKNLQPVVYVIANVNDTLGSPVYPILDLWDKIKNIKTPDRKPVEELLTHQPELTDKYYVKWDGEWQVTYETFRDMGIAFAVAIVVLYILLVGWFKSFKMPAVIMSPIPFTLVGIIPGHLLMGAFFTATSMIGFIALAGIILRNSILLVEFTEQKLKEGYSLEEALLEAGIVRTRPILLTAAAIVVGAFVIIFDPIFNGLAIALIFGTVASTLLTLVVVPVLYYMIVGEERKLHLCPAVPVDKKEENC; this is encoded by the coding sequence ATGGAGAACCTCGGACTGGCAGGAAGGATAGCAAAGTACTTTCTTAACTCTAAACTTACACCTCTTTTAGTTGTTGCATCTTTGTTACTTGGATTTTTTGCTGTATTTACTACCTCAAGAGATGAAGAACCTCAAATTGTTGTTCCTATGATAGATATTATGATTCCATATCCGGGAGCAAAATCTCAAGAGGTAAACAGTCTAGCTGTAAAGCCTCTTGAAAAATTAATGTGGGAAATTCCAGACGTAGAATATGTATACTCTTACGCTGGAGATGGTTTTGGAATAGTTACAGTTAGATTTAAAGTTGGTGCAAATCCAGAGGACTCCCTTGTAAAACTTTACAGTAAAGTTATGTCAAACTACTATAAAATGCCAAAAGGGGCTATGGACCCTATCATAAAACCAAAATCTATTGATGATGTTCCTATACTCTCTATAACACTACACAGTGATAAATACTCTTCATACGACTTAAGAAGAATAGCAGAAGTAGTAGAAGATGAGATAAAACAGCTCCATAACGTATCAGAAACTACCATCATAGGTTCAAAGCCAAAAGAGATAGATGTTTTATTTGACCCAGTTAAATTAAATGCTTACAACATTATGCTTCCACAAGTCGTTCAAGCTTTAGAAAATGCAAACTTCTCTTTACCTTCTGGAGAATTTGACAAAGATAATTACAGGTACAAAGTAAGAACAGGGCAGTTTTTAAAGACAAAAGAAGATGTTGAAAATGTAGTAGTAACTGTTTACAACAACGCTCCTATTAAGATAAAGGACATAGCAAAAGTTGAAGAAGGTGAAGGAGAAATAGAAAACTACGTCCAGTTTGGATATGGACAGGCTTCTGGAAACAAAGATAAACCTCTGGAAAATGCTGTAACTATAGCTGTTGCTAAAAAAACAGGTAGTAACGCAGTAGTAGTTGCAGAAAACATAATAGAAAAACTAAACGAAATGAAAGGTAAAGTAATCCCATCTGATATAAACTTTACAATAACAAGAAACTACGGTGAAACAGCTTCTGAAAAAGCAAACGAACTTATAGAACACTTACTTATAGCTACTTTCTCAATTGTACTACTTATAGCTGTTACCCTTGGATTCAGAGAATCTTTAATTGTTGCGGTAACAATACCTGTTACATTAGCTATAGCATTATTCCTTAGTGAGATGTACGGTTATTCTCTAAACAGGGTTACACTGTTTGCTTTAATATTCTCAATAGGTATACTTGTAGACAACTCTATCGTTGTTTTAGAAAATATCCATAGATGGTTCTCTATGAGAAAAGTACCACAGGAAGAAGCTGCTGTTATTGCAACTGATGAAGTTGGAAACCCTACCATACTTGCAACATTTGCTGTTATAGTAGCATTACTTCCTATGGCTTTTGTTACTGGTCTTATGGGTCCGTATATGAGACCAATACCTATAAACTCTTCCGTTGCTATGTTCTTCTCTATGCTTCTTGCATTTATCCTTACACCTTACTTAGCTATAAGATGGCTTAAACATGACGAGCACCATGAGTCTCCAGAGTCCCTTGGAAAAGAAGATGAAGCAAGAGCTGGATTTTTGGTACGATTCTTTAATGCTGTATATATGCCTTTATTCCAAAGTAGAGCAAAAAGATGGCTATTTTTAGGCTTTGCAGGTATGCTTTTAGTTATATCGGCAATGCTTATAGTAAGTCGTGCTGTTTTAGTTAAAATGCTTCCTTATGATAACAAAAGCGAATTACAAGTTGTTTTAGATATGCCAGAAGGAACTCCACTTCAAGAGACATATAGAGTGGCAAAACAGATTGCAGACTATATTAAAAATACAAACGAAGTTAAAAACTATGTAATATACGTAGGACAACCAGCTCCTTTTGACTTTAACGGATTGGTAAGACACTATTACTTAAGAGAAGCTCCTAACTTAGCTCAGATTCATATTAACCTTATAGGAAAATACGATAGAAAAGAGCAATCCCACGAAATAGCAGAAAGAATAAGAGATAAAGTAGCCCAAATAGCCAAAGAAAACGGAGCTAAGTATGTAGCTGTAGTAGAACCTCCACCAGGACCGCCTGTTTTATCTCCAATAGTTGCTGAAGTCTATGGTCCAGATTATAAAGGACAACTTCAAGTTGCAAATGAAATTAAGAAGATTTTTGAAAATACCAAAGGTGTTATAGACGTTGGAATATATACAAACTATCTACAAAGAGAGTACCAAATTGATGTAGATAGAGAAAAAGTTAAAAGATACGGCCTATCTGAGGATGTTATTGTAAAGACTTTAAGAGTGGCTTTAGCAGGACATAAAGTAGGGTTAGTTCACTCCTCAGACGATTTAAACCAAGTTCATATCGTTGTAAGACTTGATGAAAGGTACAGACAAAGTCTTGATGATATCTTATCTATGAAGATACCTTCACCAATGGGTGGTATTCCAATAGGGTCTTTAGTAACTGTTAAACCTTCTTCTACAGAAAGTGATATCTATAGGAAGAATTTACAACCTGTTGTCTATGTTATAGCAAACGTTAATGATACGTTAGGTAGCCCTGTTTATCCAATACTAGACCTATGGGATAAAATTAAAAACATAAAAACTCCTGACAGAAAACCTGTAGAAGAGTTACTTACTCACCAGCCAGAGCTTACAGATAAATACTACGTTAAATGGGACGGAGAATGGCAGGTTACCTACGAAACATTTAGAGATATGGGTATAGCTTTCGCAGTCGCTATAGTTGTTCTATACATCCTTCTTGTTGGATGGTTTAAATCTTTCAAAATGCCAGCTGTAATAATGTCTCCTATACCTTTTACATTGGTAGGTATAATACCAGGCCATTTATTAATGGGAGCTTTCTTCACGGCAACATCAATGATAGGATTTATAGCTTTAGCCGGAATAATATTAAGAAACTCTATACTCCTTGTTGAGTTTACAGAGCAAAAGTTAAAAGAAGGCTACTCTTTAGAAGAAGCTCTTTTAGAAGCAGGAATAGTAAGAACAAGACCAATTCTACTTACAGCAGCTGCAATAGTAGTTGGTGCGTTTGTTATCATATTTGACCCTATCTTTAACGGTCTTGCAATAGCGTTGATATTTGGAACAGTAGCTTCAACTCTCTTAACGTTAGTTGTTGTACCAGTTCTTTACTACATGATAGTAGGAGAGGAAAGAAAACTTCATCTATGTCCAGCTGTACCAGTTGATAAGAAGGAAGAAAATTGTTAA
- a CDS encoding type IV pilus twitching motility protein PilT — translation METAAPRLSIDEIAKIAVERRASDIHITAGLPPCIRVDGKITPLEMYPPLTPKDSQSLIYSFMNEKQKKTFEENKEIDFSFGIKGIGRFRVNVYYQRGTVAAALRRIPYEIKSMEELGLIPKVRDLCHLSMGLVLVTGPTGSGKTTTLASMIDYINTNFPHHIITIEDPIEYVYQHKKSKIAQREVGTDTDSFARALKYALREDPDVILVGEMRDLETIRAALTAAETGHLVFGTLHTNTAVQTINRIINVFPMEEQDQVRTELSFVLQGVISQRLLPKIGGGRVLIHEVMIPNTAIRNLIRENKIHQIYGLMQTGQAESGMQTMNQSLLKALKNRLITVEDALKISPEPEELKRMISAAGIR, via the coding sequence ATGGAGACAGCAGCTCCCAGATTATCAATAGACGAGATAGCAAAAATTGCAGTAGAAAGAAGAGCTTCGGACATTCATATAACTGCAGGTCTTCCTCCTTGTATAAGGGTTGATGGAAAGATAACTCCTCTTGAAATGTATCCTCCTTTAACACCTAAGGACTCCCAATCTCTTATATACTCATTTATGAACGAAAAACAAAAAAAGACATTTGAAGAAAATAAAGAAATAGACTTTTCATTTGGAATTAAAGGTATAGGAAGGTTTAGGGTAAACGTTTACTATCAAAGAGGCACCGTAGCAGCTGCCTTAAGAAGGATACCCTATGAAATAAAATCAATGGAAGAGCTTGGACTGATACCTAAAGTAAGAGACCTGTGCCATTTATCTATGGGTCTAGTTTTAGTTACGGGGCCAACAGGTTCGGGAAAAACAACTACATTAGCATCTATGATAGACTACATTAACACAAACTTTCCTCATCATATTATTACTATAGAAGATCCAATAGAGTATGTATATCAACATAAAAAGTCTAAAATCGCTCAAAGAGAAGTAGGTACAGACACAGACTCGTTCGCTAGAGCACTAAAGTATGCATTAAGGGAAGACCCAGACGTAATTCTAGTTGGAGAGATGAGGGATTTAGAAACTATAAGAGCAGCGTTAACAGCTGCTGAAACAGGACACCTTGTATTTGGAACACTTCACACCAATACAGCCGTCCAAACCATAAACAGAATAATAAACGTTTTTCCAATGGAAGAACAAGACCAAGTAAGAACAGAACTTAGTTTTGTATTACAAGGTGTTATATCTCAAAGACTACTACCTAAAATAGGAGGTGGGAGAGTTTTAATTCACGAAGTTATGATACCTAACACAGCTATAAGAAACTTAATAAGGGAAAATAAGATACACCAAATATACGGCTTAATGCAAACGGGACAAGCTGAAAGTGGAATGCAAACTATGAACCAATCACTACTAAAAGCATTAAAAAATAGACTAATCACAGTAGAAGATGCATTAAAAATATCTCCTGAACCAGAAGAACTAAAAAGAATGATATCAGCTGCAGGGATTAGATAA
- the mnmA gene encoding tRNA 2-thiouridine(34) synthase MnmA gives MKKVVVGLSGGVDSSTAAFILKQQGYQVIGITLKLSEVDQCSLDKQVCCSTKDILDAKKVASFLGIPHYVIDWQDIFKEKVIDYFIREYQSGYTPNPCSICNREVKTGLLAKYAKKVLKADFFATGHYIKTDFLDGEKVIKRGVDTSKDQSYFMALVEKEVIDMLIFPLGDFTKEEVRKIAYENKIPVSQKSESFEICFTAGKTPEEYFKSLGIPLKIGDIVHVSGKVLGKHKGLEAYTIGQRKGLGIRWKEPLYVIDKDPIKNTIIVGEKEHLLTDTVVAKNFNFLVPIEKWKNIQVQGRYRQKPIEVRDFHYDGELLKITFKEKQQKMAPGQILAVYQDDTLLGGGVII, from the coding sequence TTGAAAAAGGTTGTAGTAGGACTAAGTGGTGGAGTAGACAGCTCCACTGCTGCATTTATTTTAAAACAACAAGGATACCAAGTAATAGGTATAACATTAAAACTGTCAGAAGTTGACCAATGTAGTCTTGATAAACAAGTATGTTGTTCTACAAAAGATATTTTAGATGCAAAAAAAGTAGCTTCTTTTCTTGGTATCCCTCATTATGTAATAGACTGGCAGGATATATTTAAAGAAAAAGTTATAGATTACTTCATAAGAGAGTATCAATCTGGATATACACCCAATCCATGTAGTATATGTAATAGAGAAGTAAAAACCGGACTTTTAGCAAAGTATGCAAAAAAAGTATTGAAAGCCGACTTTTTTGCAACAGGACATTATATAAAAACTGACTTTTTAGACGGTGAAAAAGTTATAAAAAGAGGTGTAGATACATCTAAAGACCAGTCTTACTTCATGGCACTTGTAGAAAAAGAAGTGATAGATATGCTTATTTTTCCACTTGGAGACTTTACTAAAGAAGAAGTTAGAAAAATTGCATATGAAAATAAAATTCCTGTAAGTCAAAAGTCAGAAAGTTTTGAGATATGTTTTACAGCTGGAAAAACACCAGAAGAGTACTTTAAAAGTTTAGGAATTCCGTTAAAGATTGGTGATATAGTTCATGTATCAGGTAAAGTACTTGGAAAACATAAAGGATTAGAAGCCTACACTATTGGACAAAGAAAAGGTTTAGGAATTAGATGGAAAGAACCTCTCTATGTTATAGATAAAGACCCTATCAAAAATACTATAATAGTTGGAGAAAAAGAGCATCTATTAACAGACACAGTTGTAGCAAAAAACTTTAACTTTTTAGTTCCTATAGAGAAGTGGAAAAACATTCAAGTACAAGGAAGATACAGACAAAAACCAATAGAAGTTAGAGATTTTCATTACGATGGAGAACTTTTAAAAATAACATTTAAAGAAAAACAACAAAAGATGGCTCCAGGTCAGATACTTGCTGTTTATCAAGATGATACTCTCTTAGGTGGTGGAGTTATTATTTAA
- a CDS encoding TolC family protein, which yields MKKNKSLSLLIVSFLTASSFAKEVSLEEAIQTGLQNNYEVKASEKMLKSKEYAYQSAKGYMYPSLNFSEMFMRTNEPGYAMWNTMSQKKLDFMTSSKFVDMTALNPMFGNMFAKPSYPEVNSWRTKIELQLPIYTGGKISSGIEMAKRDYESSKHEYTRSKEKAIYDISKAYYGALLAKEAIKLANQAYKDAEKHYQTAQSMVKNGLAIPADELRAKVYMSEMSAKIKEAENNYLVAKRGLLLAMGLDKVDPTEIDVVGNLVCENVEKPVGEYQDYALSHRSDLLAVREKIKMAQKYVDFNKSDLLPTVGAFASYELNDGKWMLGNEGKWWMAGVALNWKVFDGFQSFNKYKSAKEMYDHYKQQEKGFEEFIKFNVYKAYKDYLTSKDKLKTEMDNVRYAEEILKVTETRYKNQLASMIDLLDTQTMYDKIKFDKAQAEYNCQLLVLELKYQSGLLIQENQKRGE from the coding sequence ATGAAGAAAAATAAAAGTTTAAGTTTATTGATTGTATCTTTTTTAACTGCCTCATCTTTTGCTAAAGAGGTATCCCTTGAAGAGGCTATCCAAACAGGATTACAAAACAACTACGAAGTAAAGGCATCAGAGAAGATGTTAAAATCAAAAGAGTACGCTTACCAATCAGCAAAGGGTTATATGTATCCTTCTTTAAACTTTAGTGAGATGTTTATGAGGACAAACGAGCCGGGCTATGCAATGTGGAACACTATGAGCCAGAAAAAACTTGACTTTATGACTTCTTCAAAGTTTGTAGATATGACAGCTTTAAACCCTATGTTTGGTAACATGTTTGCTAAACCTTCCTATCCAGAGGTAAACAGCTGGAGAACAAAAATTGAACTACAGCTTCCAATCTACACAGGTGGGAAGATATCTTCTGGTATAGAGATGGCTAAAAGAGATTACGAATCTTCTAAACACGAATACACAAGATCTAAAGAAAAAGCTATATACGATATATCAAAAGCTTACTATGGAGCTCTCCTTGCCAAAGAAGCTATAAAGCTTGCAAATCAAGCTTACAAAGATGCTGAAAAACACTACCAAACAGCTCAGTCAATGGTAAAAAACGGTCTTGCTATTCCTGCAGATGAACTTAGAGCTAAAGTTTATATGTCAGAAATGTCAGCAAAGATAAAAGAAGCTGAAAACAACTACTTAGTAGCAAAAAGAGGATTACTTTTAGCTATGGGACTGGATAAAGTAGACCCTACAGAGATAGATGTTGTAGGAAACCTTGTTTGTGAAAATGTAGAAAAACCTGTTGGAGAGTATCAAGATTACGCTTTATCCCACAGGTCAGACCTTTTAGCTGTAAGGGAGAAAATAAAAATGGCTCAAAAGTATGTAGATTTTAACAAATCAGACTTACTGCCTACTGTAGGAGCTTTTGCATCTTACGAACTTAATGACGGAAAATGGATGTTAGGTAATGAAGGAAAGTGGTGGATGGCTGGAGTTGCTTTAAACTGGAAAGTATTTGATGGTTTTCAATCTTTTAACAAGTATAAAAGCGCAAAAGAGATGTACGACCACTATAAACAACAAGAGAAAGGATTTGAAGAATTTATAAAGTTTAACGTGTACAAAGCTTACAAAGATTATCTAACAAGTAAAGACAAACTTAAAACAGAGATGGACAACGTAAGGTATGCTGAAGAGATTTTAAAGGTTACAGAGACAAGGTATAAAAACCAACTTGCTTCTATGATAGACCTTTTAGATACACAAACTATGTATGATAAAATAAAGTTTGATAAGGCTCAGGCAGAGTATAACTGTCAATTATTAGTTTTAGAACTTAAATATCAATCAGGATTACTAATTCAAGAAAATCAAAAGAGAGGAGAGTAG
- a CDS encoding type II secretion system F family protein: protein MKVKYIARDRYGIKREGEIEASTIEEAEEILKNQGFIDIQINVKNVKDKKDAKATSSGGIKLFKSKVKELDLAIFTRQLGAMINAGIGITQALEILAQQMPNPTLQEAINKVRDDVVTGMSLSKTMAKHPNVFPPFLVNLVDAAEESGKLDETLKRATVYYEKLAAIKGKIKSASWYPTAVLVIATLIVLGLLTFVVPTFAEIYSSMGGELPFLTQILINISNNLKSNILFIIGFIIAVVVINKQIYKTYSGKRFYHKLFLKIPLIGKILHKGALAKFARTFATLINGGVSIIRAIEIASSTVGNVLIEESLQKTKTDVEKGKPFSQSLDKNYFPLMFTAMAAVGENTGRLDEMLDTIASFYEDEVDREVDALISTLEPLMMVVIGGIVGFILIALYLPIFKIGELVK from the coding sequence ATGAAAGTTAAGTATATAGCAAGAGACAGATATGGTATAAAGAGAGAAGGTGAAATAGAAGCCTCTACTATTGAAGAAGCAGAAGAAATATTAAAAAATCAAGGTTTTATTGATATCCAAATAAATGTAAAAAATGTTAAAGATAAAAAGGATGCAAAAGCTACTTCTTCTGGTGGAATAAAGCTTTTTAAGAGTAAAGTTAAAGAACTGGATCTAGCAATATTTACAAGACAGCTTGGAGCTATGATAAACGCAGGTATAGGCATTACACAAGCTCTTGAAATACTGGCTCAACAGATGCCAAATCCTACTTTACAAGAAGCAATTAATAAAGTTAGAGATGACGTAGTAACTGGTATGTCTTTATCTAAAACAATGGCTAAACATCCTAATGTTTTTCCTCCTTTTTTAGTAAATTTGGTAGATGCAGCAGAAGAGTCTGGTAAGTTAGACGAGACTTTAAAAAGAGCAACTGTTTATTACGAAAAATTAGCAGCCATAAAAGGGAAGATAAAAAGTGCCTCTTGGTACCCTACAGCTGTTTTAGTTATTGCAACATTAATAGTTTTAGGGCTTTTAACGTTTGTAGTCCCAACCTTTGCAGAAATATACAGTAGTATGGGAGGAGAACTTCCATTTTTAACACAAATACTTATAAACATAAGTAACAACCTTAAATCTAACATTCTATTTATTATAGGATTTATAATAGCAGTAGTTGTTATAAATAAACAGATTTACAAGACTTACAGTGGTAAAAGATTCTACCACAAACTGTTTTTAAAAATTCCTTTAATTGGAAAAATCTTACACAAAGGAGCTTTAGCAAAGTTTGCAAGAACGTTTGCAACATTGATAAACGGTGGAGTTTCAATTATAAGAGCTATAGAGATAGCTTCTTCAACTGTAGGTAACGTTCTTATAGAAGAATCTTTGCAAAAAACAAAAACAGATGTAGAAAAAGGTAAACCTTTTAGTCAGTCGTTAGATAAAAATTACTTCCCACTTATGTTTACAGCTATGGCAGCTGTTGGAGAAAATACAGGTAGATTAGATGAGATGCTTGATACAATAGCATCTTTTTACGAAGATGAAGTAGACAGAGAAGTAGACGCATTAATATCTACTTTAGAACCTTTAATGATGGTTGTGATAGGTGGAATTGTAGGATTTATACTTATAGCTCTCTACCTACCAATATTCAAAATTGGAGAACTTGTTAAGTAG
- a CDS encoding Crp/Fnr family transcriptional regulator translates to MREIKNIDKLSVLKEIPLFSGLKEEELKSIEKFFIYKEYKKGEYIFYEGDREPGIYFVVDGIIKLIKETSDGKTVILRLATKGESFGWLVMKDSTPTSTYSAQTLIDSKVLYISNQDFLKLLLMYPALAIRITCDSTKKTLEAYDRLKSLAVEKVEGRIATLLLELVEKIGKKEGDNVVINAPITRQDIAEMAGTTVETAIRVISRWKKEGILDTERGKIEIFDIDYLQDLVS, encoded by the coding sequence ATGAGAGAGATTAAAAATATAGATAAATTAAGTGTTTTAAAAGAGATTCCACTTTTTTCTGGTTTAAAAGAAGAAGAGCTTAAAAGTATAGAAAAGTTTTTCATCTATAAAGAATATAAAAAAGGCGAGTACATCTTTTACGAGGGAGATAGGGAGCCCGGGATATACTTTGTTGTTGATGGAATAATAAAACTTATCAAAGAGACGTCTGATGGTAAAACTGTTATTTTAAGATTAGCAACGAAAGGGGAAAGTTTTGGTTGGCTTGTTATGAAAGACTCTACACCTACAAGTACTTACTCAGCTCAAACATTGATAGATTCAAAAGTTTTATACATATCAAACCAAGACTTTTTAAAATTACTTTTAATGTATCCTGCTTTAGCTATAAGGATAACTTGTGATTCTACAAAGAAAACCCTTGAAGCTTACGACAGACTAAAAAGTCTTGCTGTAGAGAAAGTAGAAGGAAGAATAGCTACATTACTTTTAGAGTTGGTAGAAAAAATAGGAAAAAAAGAAGGAGATAATGTTGTAATAAACGCTCCTATAACAAGACAAGATATAGCAGAAATGGCTGGGACAACTGTAGAAACAGCCATAAGGGTTATAAGCCGATGGAAAAAGGAGGGTATATTAGACACGGAAAGAGGAAAAATAGAGATATTTGACATAGATTACCTGCAAGATTTAGTCAGCTGA
- a CDS encoding efflux RND transporter periplasmic adaptor subunit, whose product MNKTVKFILFFVLPIAIFILWLGGFLSHRVEPGEAKDKGKVVSGLPVLTVEEKEVPNVYKADGMITAENNAKVSTKWMGRILKIYVNEGDYVKAGQTLAVLDDSEIRQQKNEALAGLEELSKARDEALAARKAALENYEFAKRTYERFKNLYQENAVSKQQLEEIETKMVAAKSMVEQVDAKLAQLKAKESQVKAKINQVDIMAGYAVIKAPFDGYVIKKMNDEGDMAAPGMPIFIIGEKKLQFVANLDESLLDKVKVGDTLKVKLGDREVEGKIVEKNPNIDPMNRTFKIKLDIPYSESITSGMYGKILIPISTSKKIVIPKSAVFKWGQLTAVYVVGQDNVIRLTYVKLGEDYGDSVEVLSGIKPGDKIIASQTEKACDGCRLGG is encoded by the coding sequence ATGAACAAAACAGTTAAGTTTATACTCTTTTTTGTATTACCTATTGCCATTTTTATACTTTGGCTTGGTGGATTTTTATCCCATAGGGTAGAACCCGGAGAAGCAAAAGACAAGGGTAAAGTTGTAAGTGGGTTGCCGGTTTTAACTGTTGAGGAAAAGGAAGTACCTAACGTCTACAAAGCTGACGGTATGATTACAGCAGAAAATAACGCAAAAGTATCAACAAAATGGATGGGTAGAATACTAAAGATTTATGTAAACGAAGGAGATTATGTAAAAGCAGGTCAAACTCTCGCTGTTCTTGATGACTCCGAGATAAGACAACAAAAGAATGAAGCTTTGGCAGGTTTGGAGGAACTTTCAAAGGCAAGAGATGAAGCATTGGCAGCAAGGAAAGCAGCTTTAGAAAATTACGAGTTTGCTAAAAGAACCTATGAAAGATTTAAAAACCTTTACCAAGAAAATGCAGTATCAAAACAACAACTTGAAGAAATAGAAACTAAAATGGTCGCTGCTAAATCCATGGTTGAACAGGTAGATGCAAAATTAGCTCAACTAAAAGCAAAAGAATCCCAAGTAAAGGCTAAAATTAACCAAGTAGATATAATGGCAGGATACGCCGTTATAAAAGCTCCTTTTGATGGATATGTCATAAAGAAAATGAATGACGAAGGAGATATGGCAGCTCCGGGAATGCCTATATTTATAATAGGGGAGAAAAAACTCCAATTTGTTGCTAATTTAGACGAGTCTTTATTAGATAAGGTAAAAGTTGGAGACACTTTGAAAGTTAAACTTGGAGATAGGGAAGTAGAAGGAAAGATTGTAGAGAAAAATCCAAATATAGACCCAATGAATAGGACTTTTAAGATTAAACTTGATATACCTTACTCTGAATCTATAACTTCCGGAATGTACGGAAAAATTTTGATACCAATCTCAACATCTAAAAAGATTGTAATACCTAAATCTGCCGTATTTAAGTGGGGACAGCTTACAGCTGTATACGTGGTAGGACAGGATAACGTAATTCGTTTAACTTATGTAAAGTTAGGTGAAGATTATGGAGACAGTGTAGAGGTGTTATCAGGAATAAAACCGGGAGATAAGATTATTGCATCACAAACAGAAAAAGCTTGTGATGGATGCAGGTTAGGAGGTTAA